The Coffea arabica cultivar ET-39 chromosome 9e, Coffea Arabica ET-39 HiFi, whole genome shotgun sequence genome has a window encoding:
- the LOC140014593 gene encoding uncharacterized protein, protein MLRADLMLNRPSSTSWVLAGDFNVKVNEEEKRGGLPFRLNEGADFLQFMLEAGVCDADFSGTNYTWCNNRQGRAQVWKHLDRLLLNLDALHMGNNILVQHLVKDPLDHAPLLLLASSRLDNEPKPFWFINVWTTKARLLDVIREGWAGEVFGSPLCILATKLRRIKQVLKRWSKDFFGDIFKAVRDAERAVTETEIA, encoded by the coding sequence ATGTTGCGGGCAGACTTGATGTTGAATAGACCATCCTCTACCTCTTGGGTTTTGGCTGGGGACTTTAATGTGAAAGTCAATGAGGAGGAGAAACGAGGGGGGTTGCCATTTCGTCTGAACGAAGGGGCAGATTTTTTGCAATTCATGTTGGAGGCTGGGGTGTGTGATGCTGATTTTTCTGGCACAAACTATACATGGTGTAATAATAGGCAAGGGCGGGCTCAAGTATGGAAACATCTCGATAGATTACTTCTCAATTTGGATGCCCTACACATGGGAAATAATATTCTGGTGCAGCACTTGGTGAAAGATCCTTTGGATCATGCCCCACTCTTGTTGCTGGCTTCATCGAGGTTGGATAATGAGCCGAAGCCGTTTTGGTTCATAAATGTCTGGACCACAAAAGCGAGGTTGTTGGATGTCATTAGAGAAGGTTGGGCTGGTGAGGTGTTTGGATCTCCTCTATGTATATTAGCTACCAAGCTACGTAGAATCAAGCAGGTTCTGAAGAGATGGTCAAAGGATTTCTTTGGAGACATTTTTAAGGCTGTTAGAGATGCTGAAAGAGCAGTGACGGAGACTGAAATTGCATAG